The genomic window TGCGGAGGCGAAGAGGCTATTCATCATCGTCTTGAACCATGAATCGCGGGCGAAGTAGTTCTGCGATTCCATGATGAAGATGAAGAATGCGCCGATGAAGAAGAGTCCCGCGTACGTCACCGTCGTGATCTTGGCGAACAGGGTGAAGCGGAAGTTCTTGTGGTGCTTGCTCAAATAGTTCCTCACTTCGATCAGGACCGGATAACCGATGGCCCCGAGCATGATCTGGATCATCACCGGCACCTGCAGTATGTAGGCTTCTTCAAACCCGAGCAGGGAATCGCCGAACAGATCCATCCCGCCGTTCGTCGTGGCGGATACGGAGAGGAAGATTCCGTTCATGAGTGAATAGTACAGGTCATTCGACTCCACGAAGAAGTAGATCACGTACATGAGCGCCCCCACCGCTTCGATCACCAGCAGCACCTTGATGATTTCGAGCACCAGCTTGACTGCGCCGGAAAATTTGTACTGGTTGTTGTCGACTGCAATCTGCATGCGTTCGCGGAGGCCGATGCGGCGGCCGAAGAGCACCCATACCATCGTGCCCATCGCCATGATGCCGATACCCCCGAGGTTCATGATCAGCATGATGACGACATATCCCCCGAGGTTGAACGTCTCGGCGATGTTGATTGACGTCAGACCCGTCACCGACAGGGCGGAGGCGGCCACGAAGATGATGTCGATCAGTTCCGTCGTCTTCTCCCCCCTGTAGAATATAGGGAGGCTGAGCAGTACACTCGCCAGCATCAATGCAATGAGATAGTACAGAAATATACCGCGTTGTGGACTGAGGGAATCCAGGAAGCGCTCCAGCCACTTGAACATTGCAACCCCTTCTTTCAAATGCATTCATTTCGCATCATATATTCAAAAATACACTTCATTATCACGCAGGTGGACACCTGTGTCAAGACGCTCTGTAATTGCTTCTACAGTACCCTCTTTCACCCCCTTACATGCATAATAAAAAGCACCGGCCATCAGCCGGTGCCCCTCTCCTACTCCAATGTCGCCGTCGTCTGCTGCAGCTGTCCATCGCGGTAGTATTCTATCTGCATCTCTTCGCCCTGTTCCTTTTCATAGTACAGGTACTTTCTGAGTTCCATCATGTTCTGCACTTCGTTGCCGTCGAGCGATACGACGACA from Salinicoccus sp. RF5 includes these protein-coding regions:
- a CDS encoding TrkH family potassium uptake protein translates to MFKWLERFLDSLSPQRGIFLYYLIALMLASVLLSLPIFYRGEKTTELIDIIFVAASALSVTGLTSINIAETFNLGGYVVIMLIMNLGGIGIMAMGTMVWVLFGRRIGLRERMQIAVDNNQYKFSGAVKLVLEIIKVLLVIEAVGALMYVIYFFVESNDLYYSLMNGIFLSVSATTNGGMDLFGDSLLGFEEAYILQVPVMIQIMLGAIGYPVLIEVRNYLSKHHKNFRFTLFAKITTVTYAGLFFIGAFFIFIMESQNYFARDSWFKTMMNSLFASATTRSGGLTTVDPSLFSDATQLMMSALMFIGASPSSAGGGIRTTTFALLILFLVAFSRGRTDIRIFNREIAKEDLHRAFAVITLAVFLVFSGIISVVLFEDSRFDLIDVIFEVTSAFGTSGLSTGITDELSAPSKIVVMIFMFIGRIGFISFLFSMAGRQKELPYHFPKERILIG